A section of the Pseudomonas sp. FP453 genome encodes:
- a CDS encoding ABC-type transport auxiliary lipoprotein family protein: MKRAYQLIVPVALALVSACSILPKPDPSDVYRLAAAPATVQGTQVAWSLRVTKPQTSEFLDSPRIAVVPNGDLISSYANSRWSDPSPVLLRNRLLDGFQRDGRVTLLSTDDTNLQADYELGGQLQAFQSEYRGNAVEVVIRLDARLVRGSDQRIIASRRFEVRQPVGDTKVPAVVAGFGLAGDQLNKQVVEWVVQQGNTAPKR, from the coding sequence ATGAAGCGTGCATATCAACTGATCGTCCCTGTAGCCCTGGCCCTGGTGAGCGCGTGCTCGATCCTGCCCAAGCCCGACCCTTCGGACGTGTACCGCCTGGCGGCAGCACCGGCGACCGTACAAGGCACGCAGGTCGCCTGGTCGCTGCGGGTAACCAAGCCCCAGACCAGCGAATTTCTCGACAGCCCGCGCATTGCCGTGGTGCCCAACGGTGACCTGATCAGCAGCTATGCCAATTCGCGCTGGAGCGATCCGTCGCCGGTGCTGTTGCGCAACCGCCTGCTGGACGGGTTCCAGCGCGATGGGCGGGTGACGTTGTTGAGTACCGACGACACCAACCTGCAAGCAGACTATGAACTGGGCGGGCAGTTGCAGGCCTTTCAGAGTGAGTACCGTGGCAATGCGGTGGAGGTGGTGATCCGCCTCGACGCACGACTGGTGCGTGGGAGTGATCAGCGGATTATTGCCAGCCGGCGGTTTGAGGTGCGGCAGCCGGTGGGGGATACCAAGGTGCCAGCGGTGGTGGCCGGGTTTGGCTTGGCGGGGGATCAGTTGAACAAGCAGGTGGTGGAGTGGGTGGTGCAGCAGGGCAATACAGCGCCGAAACGCTGA
- the algB gene encoding sigma-54-dependent response regulator transcription factor AlgB, which translates to MESAKELQGRILLVDDESAILRTFRYCLEDEGYTVATANSAAQADALMQRQVFDLCFLDLRLGEDNGLDVLAQMRIQAPWMRVVIVTAHSAVDTAVDAIQAGAADYLVKPCSPDQLRLATAKQLEVRQLSARLEALEGAVRQPKDGLDSHSPAMMVVLETARQVAGTDANILILGESGTGKGELARAIHGWSKRAKKSCVTINCPSLTAELMESELFGHSRGAFTGASESTLGRVSQADGGTLFLDEIGDFPLTLQPKLLRFIQDKEYERVGDPVTRRADVRILAATNLNLEDMVRDGRFREDLLYRLNVITLHLPPLRERSEDILTLADRFLARFVKEYARPARGFSDEAREALLNYRWPGNIRELRNVVERASIICPQEKVEISHLGMAEQPTHNAPRIGAALSLDELEKAHIGAVLATADTLDQAARTLGIDASTLYRKRKQYNL; encoded by the coding sequence ATGGAATCAGCCAAGGAACTTCAAGGCCGTATTCTTTTAGTGGATGACGAATCCGCGATCCTGCGCACCTTCCGTTATTGCCTGGAAGATGAAGGCTACACCGTGGCCACCGCCAACAGCGCCGCCCAGGCCGATGCACTGATGCAACGCCAGGTGTTCGACCTGTGCTTCCTGGACCTGCGCCTGGGCGAAGACAACGGCCTCGATGTATTGGCGCAAATGCGTATACAGGCGCCGTGGATGCGCGTGGTGATCGTCACCGCGCATTCCGCCGTGGACACCGCCGTGGATGCGATCCAGGCCGGCGCTGCCGATTATCTGGTGAAACCGTGCAGCCCGGACCAATTGCGCCTGGCCACCGCCAAGCAGCTGGAAGTACGCCAACTGTCTGCGCGCCTGGAAGCGCTGGAAGGCGCGGTGCGCCAACCCAAAGACGGCCTCGACTCCCACAGCCCGGCGATGATGGTGGTGCTGGAAACCGCGCGCCAAGTCGCCGGGACCGACGCCAATATCTTGATCCTCGGCGAGTCGGGTACCGGTAAAGGCGAACTGGCCCGGGCCATCCACGGCTGGAGCAAGCGCGCGAAGAAATCCTGCGTGACCATCAACTGCCCGTCGCTGACCGCAGAACTGATGGAAAGCGAATTGTTCGGCCACAGCCGCGGCGCGTTTACCGGCGCCAGCGAAAGCACCCTGGGCCGGGTCAGCCAGGCCGATGGCGGCACGCTGTTTCTTGACGAGATCGGCGACTTTCCCCTCACGTTGCAGCCGAAGTTGTTGCGCTTCATCCAGGACAAGGAATACGAGCGCGTGGGCGACCCGGTCACCCGCCGCGCCGATGTGCGCATCCTTGCCGCCACCAACCTGAACCTGGAAGACATGGTGCGCGACGGCCGCTTCCGGGAAGACTTGCTGTACCGTCTCAACGTCATCACCTTGCACCTGCCGCCGCTGCGTGAGCGCAGCGAAGACATCCTGACCCTGGCCGATCGCTTCCTGGCACGCTTCGTTAAGGAATACGCACGGCCGGCACGCGGCTTCAGTGATGAAGCCCGCGAGGCGCTGCTCAACTATCGCTGGCCGGGCAATATCCGCGAGCTGCGCAACGTGGTGGAACGCGCGAGCATTATCTGCCCGCAGGAAAAGGTGGAAATCAGCCACCTCGGCATGGCCGAACAACCCACTCACAATGCCCCGCGTATCGGCGCGGCGTTGAGCCTGGACGAGCTGGAGAAAGCCCACATCGGCGCCGTGCTGGCCACCGCCGACACCCTGGACCAGGCGGCCCGCACCCTGGGTATCGACGCCTCGACCCTGTACCGCAAACGCAAACAGTACAACCTGTGA
- a CDS encoding N-acetylmuramoyl-L-alanine amidase, which yields MKSLSIAFVFLLLAGCASGPRLDTSHPSSNHDNRVQFVIVHYTSTDLERSLALLTHGQVSSHYLIGDDASGKIYKLVDESQRAWHAGESEWMGRTWLNSSSIGIEIVNPGYRDTPTGRVWYPYSEAQVKSLVVLLKDISKRNGIDPKNIIGHSDIAPLRKLDPGPLFPWKRLAEDGLGVWPDAQAVARFQVQYAADLPSITWFQEELARLGYQTPQTGELDVATRHVIAAFQMHFRPSLFDGTPDAESAAILRALNRR from the coding sequence ATGAAATCCTTATCCATCGCCTTTGTGTTTCTTCTGCTCGCGGGTTGCGCCAGCGGCCCGCGCCTGGACACCAGCCATCCTTCTTCGAACCACGACAACCGCGTGCAGTTTGTGATCGTTCATTACACCTCCACTGACCTTGAGCGCTCCCTGGCGCTGCTGACCCACGGCCAGGTCAGCAGCCACTACCTGATCGGCGACGACGCCTCAGGCAAGATCTACAAATTGGTGGATGAGAGCCAGCGCGCCTGGCACGCCGGGGAAAGCGAGTGGATGGGCCGCACCTGGCTCAACTCCAGCTCCATCGGCATCGAAATCGTCAACCCAGGCTATCGCGACACGCCGACGGGGCGCGTGTGGTATCCGTATTCCGAAGCGCAGGTAAAGTCGCTGGTGGTGTTGCTCAAGGACATCAGCAAGCGTAATGGCATCGACCCGAAGAACATCATTGGCCATAGCGATATTGCGCCGCTGCGCAAGCTGGACCCGGGCCCGTTGTTTCCGTGGAAGCGCTTGGCCGAGGACGGCCTGGGAGTATGGCCGGACGCCCAGGCGGTGGCGCGGTTCCAGGTGCAATACGCCGCTGACCTGCCGAGCATTACCTGGTTCCAGGAAGAGCTAGCCCGCCTGGGCTACCAGACACCGCAGACCGGCGAGTTGGATGTGGCTACGCGCCATGTGATTGCAGCGTTCCAGATGCACTTCCGACCGTCGCTGTTTGATGGCACGCCCGACGCCGAGAGTGCCGCGATCCTGCGGGCCTTGAACCGTCGTTAA
- a CDS encoding nucleoside recognition domain-containing protein: protein MLNGLWLGFFVVAMVSALVQWLVGGNAGIFSAMVESIFAMAKLSVEVMVLLFGTLTLWLGFLRIAEKAGIVDWLAKALGPLFRRLMPEVPAGHPAIGLITLNFAANGLGLDNAATPIGLKAMKALQELNPIPNTASNAQILFLVLNASSLTLLPVTIFMYRAQQGAADPTLVFLPILLATSASTLVGLLSVAIMQRLRLWDPVVLAYLIPGALVLGGFMALLATLSATALASLSSILGNLTLFGLIMLFLIIGALRKVKVYEAFVEGAKEGFDVAKNLLPYLVAMLCAVGVLRASGALEFGLEGIRHLVAWTGMDTRFVDALPTAMVKPFSGSAARAMLIETMQTQGVDSFPALVAATIQGSTETTFYVLAVYFGSVGIQRARHAVGCALLAELAGVVAAIAVCYWFFG, encoded by the coding sequence ATGCTCAATGGCCTGTGGCTTGGCTTCTTTGTCGTGGCAATGGTGTCAGCGCTGGTGCAGTGGCTGGTGGGCGGTAACGCCGGGATATTTTCGGCAATGGTCGAAAGCATTTTCGCCATGGCCAAACTGTCGGTGGAAGTCATGGTGCTGCTGTTCGGTACCCTGACCTTGTGGCTGGGTTTTCTGCGCATCGCTGAAAAAGCCGGCATCGTCGATTGGCTGGCCAAGGCCCTCGGCCCGCTGTTCCGCCGCCTGATGCCGGAGGTGCCGGCTGGCCACCCCGCCATCGGCTTGATCACCCTCAACTTCGCCGCCAACGGCCTGGGCCTGGACAACGCTGCCACGCCTATCGGCTTGAAGGCGATGAAGGCCTTGCAGGAACTCAACCCGATCCCCAACACCGCCAGTAACGCGCAGATCCTGTTCCTGGTGCTCAACGCGTCCTCGCTGACGCTGTTGCCGGTGACCATCTTCATGTACCGCGCCCAACAAGGCGCCGCCGACCCGACGCTGGTGTTCCTGCCGATCCTGCTGGCCACCAGTGCCTCGACCCTGGTGGGCCTGCTGTCGGTGGCGATCATGCAGCGCCTGCGCCTGTGGGACCCGGTGGTGCTCGCGTACCTGATCCCGGGCGCGCTGGTGCTGGGTGGCTTCATGGCGCTGCTGGCGACCCTCTCCGCCACCGCGCTGGCCAGCCTCTCGTCGATCCTCGGCAACCTCACCCTGTTTGGTTTGATCATGCTGTTCCTGATCATCGGCGCGTTGCGCAAGGTGAAGGTCTACGAGGCGTTTGTCGAAGGCGCCAAAGAAGGCTTCGACGTGGCCAAGAATCTGCTGCCGTATCTGGTGGCGATGCTGTGTGCGGTCGGCGTGTTGCGCGCCTCGGGGGCGTTGGAATTCGGCCTGGAAGGCATTCGCCATCTGGTGGCCTGGACGGGCATGGACACGCGTTTTGTCGATGCCTTGCCGACGGCAATGGTCAAGCCGTTCTCCGGCAGCGCCGCGCGGGCGATGCTGATCGAAACCATGCAGACCCAGGGCGTGGACAGCTTCCCGGCGCTGGTGGCGGCGACGATCCAGGGCAGTACCGAGACCACCTTCTATGTGTTGGCGGTGTACTTTGGTTCGGTGGGGATTCAGCGGGCCAGGCATGCCGTGGGCTGTGCGTTGCTGGCGGAGTTGGCGGGTGTCGTTGCGGCGATTGCAGTTTGCTACTGGTTCTTTGGCTGA
- a CDS encoding GGDEF domain-containing protein produces the protein MSDDAQRWKEKYLLSIEQQEKLERRWAARLDLLRRGLVRSTLAAEGTDRAVDQCMKEMRDVVRTDDMDAALAALLPRLEKAVLDSEQRRETRVEQISTALTALVAQLQKLPLPRDVARPLKTFAKQLDSRVGQAREIPLLLSELSSLQGQALDNLEPDGETARPGPGLLQRLFGGKDVVNEAPVSEPAAVAAVPPTAAKPAPEPAPQEPAQSEELSEALRAFAPLPQVAPAPVPPAPVVEVAKPAVVADAPVHAAAPVAAPEPTPPEPQAEAPVAESALATFVEAPQAPIEAPEQTVIGSLSLPPVLAPADPDELQSEGIYALPDSPEPSYSSVAKHIEDTLLGLLEDLSLPERHRPQAEAMRERLAHGLNWYELLPILDDLAVLMLAITDSGQHEFEAYLKQLNERLEAFQGHLQVASDGHADSRDAARELDTQIREQVDGLQSSVQEAADLDSLKHVLESHLEGLLGTMDQHQQQRDQREQEVAARLKGLAERVANMEQEAQGYREHLEVQRQKALLDPLTGLPNRAAWSERLDHEVNAWHQHGNSLSLAMLDLDHFKWINDGYGHLAGDKVLKIIANVLRKRLRSTDFIARFGGEEFVLLMPNSSLADALAVGEVLRAAIEACPFHFKGEPVTVTVSMGVAQFMPGERSDLALKRADAALYRAKAAGRNRVQAA, from the coding sequence ATGAGCGACGACGCCCAGCGCTGGAAAGAAAAATACCTGTTAAGCATCGAGCAACAAGAAAAGCTCGAACGCCGTTGGGCTGCCCGCCTCGACCTGCTGCGCCGAGGGCTGGTGCGCAGCACGCTGGCGGCGGAAGGCACCGACCGCGCGGTCGACCAATGCATGAAGGAAATGCGCGATGTAGTGCGCACTGACGACATGGACGCCGCCCTCGCCGCCCTGCTGCCACGCCTGGAAAAGGCCGTGCTGGATTCCGAGCAGCGCCGCGAAACCCGGGTCGAGCAGATCAGCACCGCGCTGACGGCACTGGTCGCGCAGCTGCAAAAACTGCCGTTGCCCCGTGACGTTGCGCGCCCGCTGAAAACCTTTGCCAAGCAATTGGACAGCCGAGTGGGTCAGGCGCGGGAGATTCCGCTGTTGCTCAGTGAGTTGAGCAGCCTGCAAGGGCAGGCGCTGGATAACCTGGAGCCGGATGGCGAAACCGCGCGTCCCGGGCCTGGGCTGCTGCAGCGCTTGTTTGGTGGCAAGGACGTCGTCAATGAGGCGCCGGTGAGCGAGCCTGCGGCGGTTGCTGCTGTGCCACCCACTGCTGCGAAGCCTGCGCCCGAGCCTGCGCCCCAGGAGCCCGCGCAATCTGAAGAGTTGTCCGAGGCGCTGCGGGCGTTCGCACCGCTGCCGCAAGTTGCACCCGCACCTGTGCCTCCTGCCCCGGTGGTCGAGGTCGCCAAGCCAGCGGTTGTAGCTGATGCGCCGGTCCACGCTGCGGCGCCTGTCGCTGCGCCCGAGCCCACGCCGCCCGAGCCGCAGGCCGAAGCGCCTGTCGCCGAAAGCGCACTCGCCACCTTTGTCGAAGCGCCGCAGGCGCCAATCGAAGCACCGGAGCAGACCGTCATCGGCAGCCTGTCGTTGCCGCCGGTGCTGGCGCCTGCCGACCCCGACGAGCTGCAATCAGAGGGCATCTACGCCCTGCCCGACTCGCCCGAGCCGTCCTACAGCTCCGTGGCCAAGCATATCGAAGACACCCTGCTCGGCCTGCTCGAAGACCTGTCGCTGCCCGAGCGCCACCGGCCACAGGCCGAGGCGATGCGCGAGCGCCTGGCCCACGGCTTGAACTGGTATGAACTGCTGCCGATCCTCGATGATCTGGCGGTGTTGATGCTGGCGATCACCGACAGCGGCCAGCACGAGTTCGAGGCCTATCTCAAGCAGCTCAACGAGCGCCTTGAAGCGTTCCAGGGTCATCTGCAAGTGGCCAGCGACGGGCATGCCGACAGCCGTGACGCCGCCCGCGAGCTGGATACGCAGATCCGTGAGCAAGTCGATGGCCTGCAAAGCAGTGTGCAGGAAGCGGCTGACCTGGACAGCCTCAAGCACGTGCTGGAAAGCCATCTGGAAGGCCTGCTCGGCACCATGGACCAGCACCAGCAGCAACGCGACCAGCGTGAGCAGGAAGTTGCGGCGCGCTTGAAAGGCCTGGCCGAACGGGTGGCGAACATGGAACAGGAAGCCCAGGGCTATCGCGAACACCTGGAAGTGCAGCGCCAGAAAGCCCTGCTCGATCCGCTCACCGGGCTGCCCAACCGCGCGGCCTGGAGCGAGCGCCTGGACCACGAGGTCAATGCCTGGCACCAGCACGGCAACAGCCTGTCGCTGGCGATGCTCGACCTGGACCACTTCAAGTGGATCAACGACGGTTACGGCCATCTGGCGGGCGACAAGGTGCTGAAAATCATCGCCAACGTCCTGCGCAAGCGCCTGCGTTCGACCGATTTCATCGCACGTTTTGGTGGCGAAGAGTTTGTCTTGCTGATGCCCAACTCATCCCTGGCGGATGCGCTGGCGGTGGGCGAGGTGCTGCGTGCAGCCATCGAGGCGTGCCCGTTCCACTTCAAAGGCGAGCCGGTGACGGTCACCGTGTCTATGGGCGTAGCGCAGTTCATGCCGGGCGAGCGCAGCGACCTGGCGCTCAAGCGCGCCGATGCGGCGTTGTATCGGGCCAAGGCGGCGGGACGCAACCGCGTACAGGCGGCGTAA
- a CDS encoding inhibitor of vertebrate lysozyme family protein translates to MTSLSLKALVAAALLGGSGLVMAANDGQSRANELLSADPQYRQTWQGVVKKEERLPEWVMNLSGTAEQMNAVEEDGDKYLVGPLCETADTCLNKRLIVAFSLDKDDAYALLVEVPAGLPADKSPTRHADYRFIGKPDAGMQKLLMEQLKKDPNWY, encoded by the coding sequence ATGACCTCTTTGTCTCTTAAAGCCCTGGTTGCCGCCGCCCTGCTGGGCGGCAGCGGCTTGGTGATGGCCGCCAACGATGGCCAGTCACGCGCCAACGAGTTGCTCAGTGCGGACCCGCAATACCGCCAGACCTGGCAAGGCGTGGTGAAGAAAGAAGAGCGCCTGCCGGAATGGGTGATGAACCTGTCGGGTACGGCTGAACAAATGAATGCCGTGGAAGAAGACGGCGACAAGTACTTGGTCGGGCCGCTCTGCGAAACTGCAGACACCTGCCTGAACAAGCGCCTGATCGTGGCCTTCAGCCTCGACAAGGACGATGCCTACGCGCTGTTGGTAGAAGTCCCGGCCGGCTTGCCGGCGGACAAGTCGCCGACGCGGCACGCCGATTACCGTTTTATCGGTAAACCGGATGCAGGCATGCAAAAGCTGCTGATGGAGCAGCTGAAGAAAGACCCGAATTGGTACTAG
- a CDS encoding DUF1328 domain-containing protein — protein MLSWAITFLIIAIVAAVLGFGGIAGTATGIAKILFVVFLVMFIASFFFGRRGRG, from the coding sequence ATGTTGAGTTGGGCAATCACATTTCTGATCATCGCCATTGTGGCTGCAGTCCTGGGCTTCGGTGGTATCGCGGGCACCGCTACGGGGATCGCCAAGATTCTGTTTGTGGTCTTCCTGGTGATGTTTATCGCTTCGTTCTTCTTTGGTCGTCGTGGCCGAGGCTGA